One genomic segment of Epinephelus fuscoguttatus linkage group LG19, E.fuscoguttatus.final_Chr_v1 includes these proteins:
- the gper1 gene encoding G-protein coupled estrogen receptor 1, with the protein MEVQTASLVWIYVNSTEQLNTSYEYNATDWIEDPDRYQSYIIGLFLSCLYTILLFPIGFIGNILILVVNLNHRDKMTIPDLYFVNLAVADLILVADSLIEVFNLNEKYYDYAVLCTFMSLFLQVNMYSSIFFLTWMSFDRYIALASSISSSPLRTMQHAKLSCSLIWMASILATLLPFTIVQTQHRGEVHFCFANVFEIQWLEVTIGFLVPFSIIGLCYSLIGRILMRAQKHRGLWPRRQKALRMIVVVVLVFFICWLPENVFISIQLLQGTADPSQRTATTLWHDYPLTGHIVNLAAFSNSCLNPIIYSFLGETFRDKLRLFIKQKASWSVVNRFCHHGLDLHLPVRSEVSEV; encoded by the coding sequence ATGGAAGTGCAGACAGCCTCTCTGGTTTGGATATATGTTAACAGTACAGAACAACTGAACACTTCTTATGAGTACAACGCAACAGATTGGATCGAAGACCCAGACAGATACCAGTCTTACATTATCGGTCTCTTCCTGTCCTGCCTGTACACCATCCTCCTCTTTCCTATTGGATTTATTGGGAACATTTTAATCCTGGTGGTGAACCTGAACCACAGAGATAAGATGACCATCCCCGACCTTTACTTTGTTAACCTGGCTGTAGCTGACCTCATCCTGGTGGCGGATTCCCTCATCGAGGTCTTCAACCTGAATGAGAAGTATTACGACTACGCCGTCCTCTGCACCTTCATGTCCCTGTTCCTGCAGGTCAACATGTACAGCAGCATCTTCTTTCTCACATGGATGAGCTTCGACCGATACATCGCCTTGGCTAGCTCCATAAGCAGCAGCCCGCTGAGGACTATGCAGCATGCCAAGCTCAGCTGTAGCCTCATCTGGATGGCCTCCATCCTGGCCACCCTTCTCCCCTTCACCATTGTGCAGACCCAGCACAGGGGTGAGGTGCACTTCTGCTTTGCCAACGTCTTTGAGATTCAGTGGTTGGAAGTCACCATTGGCTTTTTGGTGCCCTTCTCCATCATTGGCCTGTGCTACTCTCTGATTGGGCGGATCCTCATGAGGGCCCAGAAGCACCGTGGATTGTGGCCACGGCGGCAGAAGGCCCTGCGTATGATCGTGGTGGTGGTTCTGGTGTTCTTTATCTGCTGGCTGCCAGAGAACGTCTTCATCAGCATCCAGCTGCTGCAGGGCACAGCTGACCCTTCGCAGAGGACTGCTACCACCCTGTGGCATGACTACCCGCTCACAGGCCACATCGTTAACCTGGCAGCTTTCTCCAACAGCTGCCTCAACCCCATTATCTACAGCTTTCTAGGAGAAACCTTCAGGGACAAGCTGCGTCTCTTCATTAAGCAGAAGGCCAGCTGGTCAGTAGTGAACCGCTTCTGCCACCACGGCCTGGATTTACACCTCCCTGTCAGGAGTGAAGTGTCAGAGGTGTGA